The proteins below are encoded in one region of Chryseobacterium wanjuense:
- a CDS encoding patatin-like phospholipase family protein, whose product MRKLLIILFVFQLLLIQSQVKKDLVIPKNPKIGLSLAGGGAKGFSHVGVLKVLDSLGVKVDYIAGTSMGAIVGGLYASGYSGKEIEKIVMDTDFYSLILDPKATRQETTFFNKSVDKYLLSIPLKNGKITLPSSISTGQKNVYLLKELFKNVSNINDFSKLPIPFMCVATNLESGNMQIFEKGDLVQSIMASSAFPSLMDPVKIGDSIYIDGAMTVNYPSKPLKDKGIDIVIGVDLNQDLAKREDLNNIIAILNQIIDMGIKKDTRKQYKYTDINIKPNLKGMTATSYDDKKKILDSGYAEGLKYTHILNELPKRPFDRLREKVNPIYSNVYKIDSIEVVGSRIYGKNYVLGKMGLRLPSMQTYGSINKKIDKLVATNNYKFINYDIIPENESNYLKLYVTEDDTRHFLKFGLHYDEIFKTGLLLNYSAKRLLFKNSNLSLDVIVGDKPRYYLNYFIDNGYIPGFGIYSSGMSFNIMDENNYDIDKWEWFRNEAYIQSIWRDKFAIGGGISHDYFDAEDNGNNKRYSRFLNPYVFLKSDTQNDKDFPTRGIYINAEGKVIDLMKSEVDKRLVQVKADIRINIRVAKHFTYRLNLYGGITIGENLPQFYQYRLGGIFEQNVVNFKSFSGFYFGQLNTNNVVLVSNDLQFRFNKNYFISGNFSFANLSDDLTFEDAVKLNYSSFGITAGYKSPFGQIKINFSHSLKNNQKGIFSVILGHWF is encoded by the coding sequence ATGAGAAAGCTCCTGATCATTTTATTCGTATTTCAATTGCTTTTGATCCAGTCTCAGGTAAAGAAAGATCTGGTGATTCCTAAAAATCCCAAAATCGGACTTTCGCTTGCAGGCGGCGGAGCCAAAGGATTTTCTCATGTAGGTGTCCTTAAAGTACTGGATTCTCTGGGAGTAAAAGTAGATTATATCGCCGGAACCAGCATGGGAGCAATTGTAGGTGGTCTGTATGCTTCGGGATATTCCGGAAAGGAAATCGAAAAAATTGTGATGGATACGGATTTTTATTCCCTCATTTTAGATCCGAAAGCCACGCGCCAGGAAACAACTTTCTTCAATAAATCTGTCGATAAATATCTTTTATCAATTCCACTCAAAAACGGAAAAATCACCCTTCCCTCTTCCATAAGCACCGGACAAAAAAATGTCTACCTCCTGAAAGAACTTTTCAAAAACGTATCAAATATCAACGACTTTTCAAAACTTCCCATTCCTTTCATGTGTGTTGCCACCAATCTTGAAAGTGGAAATATGCAGATTTTCGAAAAAGGAGATCTGGTACAATCCATTATGGCAAGTTCAGCATTTCCTTCGTTGATGGATCCCGTGAAAATCGGTGACAGCATTTACATAGACGGAGCTATGACCGTAAACTATCCCTCAAAGCCATTAAAGGACAAAGGAATCGATATCGTGATCGGCGTGGATCTTAACCAGGATTTGGCAAAAAGAGAGGATTTAAACAATATTATCGCGATTCTCAATCAGATTATTGATATGGGAATCAAAAAAGATACCCGAAAGCAATACAAATACACTGATATTAATATTAAGCCTAATTTAAAAGGCATGACCGCAACAAGCTATGATGACAAGAAAAAAATTCTCGACAGCGGCTATGCGGAAGGCTTAAAATACACCCATATATTAAACGAATTACCAAAACGTCCTTTTGACCGGCTCCGAGAAAAAGTAAATCCTATCTATTCCAATGTCTATAAGATCGACAGCATTGAAGTCGTCGGAAGCCGGATTTATGGTAAAAATTATGTCTTGGGTAAAATGGGACTCAGACTTCCTTCCATGCAGACGTATGGAAGCATTAATAAAAAAATTGATAAGCTTGTAGCAACCAATAATTATAAGTTCATTAATTACGATATTATTCCTGAAAACGAATCCAATTACCTGAAGCTATATGTAACGGAAGATGACACACGGCATTTCCTGAAATTCGGTTTGCATTATGACGAAATTTTCAAAACAGGATTGCTTCTGAATTATTCTGCCAAACGTCTTCTTTTTAAAAACTCAAATCTTTCCCTGGATGTCATTGTAGGTGATAAGCCAAGGTATTATTTAAACTATTTTATCGACAACGGATATATCCCAGGCTTTGGTATTTATTCTTCCGGAATGAGCTTTAATATCATGGACGAAAATAATTATGACATCGATAAATGGGAATGGTTCAGGAATGAAGCCTACATCCAGTCTATCTGGAGAGATAAATTCGCCATAGGAGGCGGAATTAGCCACGATTACTTCGATGCCGAGGACAATGGTAATAATAAACGTTATAGTCGATTTTTGAACCCTTATGTGTTCTTAAAAAGCGATACACAGAATGACAAGGACTTCCCTACCCGCGGAATTTACATCAACGCAGAAGGAAAAGTCATAGATCTTATGAAATCTGAAGTGGATAAAAGGCTGGTTCAGGTAAAAGCCGATATCAGAATTAACATTCGTGTGGCAAAACATTTCACATACCGATTGAATCTCTACGGTGGAATTACCATCGGGGAAAATCTTCCACAGTTCTACCAATATCGATTGGGAGGAATCTTCGAACAGAATGTTGTTAATTTTAAAAGTTTTTCCGGATTCTATTTCGGTCAGTTGAATACCAATAATGTGGTTTTAGTTTCAAACGATCTTCAGTTTAGGTTTAATAAAAACTATTTCATCAGCGGAAATTTCTCCTTTGCAAATCTTTCCGATGATCTTACTTTTGAAGATGCCGTAAAATTAAATTACAGCTCATTCGGAATCACCGCAGGATACAAATCTCCTTTCGGGCAGATTAAAATTAATTTCAGTCACTCACTTAAAAATAATCAAAAAGGCATATTCAGTGTTATTTTAGGGCACTGGTTTTAA
- the ybeY gene encoding rRNA maturation RNase YbeY, which produces MIQFFYENLPETVNTNYKTWLEDIILSEGKKTGEINYIFCDDEYLLKVNQDYLQHDYYTDIITFDYVKGKTISGEIFVSLQRISDNASTLSKEYEEELRRVLAHGILHLCGFKDKTEEEELLMRSKEDFYLAKYN; this is translated from the coding sequence ATGATACAATTCTTTTACGAAAACTTACCCGAAACTGTAAACACAAACTACAAAACATGGCTGGAAGATATCATTCTTTCGGAAGGAAAAAAGACGGGAGAAATCAATTATATCTTCTGTGACGACGAATATCTCCTGAAGGTAAATCAGGATTATTTGCAGCACGATTATTATACAGACATCATTACATTCGACTATGTAAAAGGCAAGACAATAAGCGGAGAGATTTTCGTATCTTTGCAGCGCATTTCAGACAACGCTTCTACTCTATCCAAAGAATATGAAGAAGAGCTGAGAAGAGTTTTGGCTCACGGCATACTTCATCTTTGCGGATTCAAGGATAAAACCGAAGAAGAAGAACTGTTGATGCGAAGCAAAGAAGATTTTTATTTAGCAAAATACAATTAA
- the mnmG gene encoding tRNA uridine-5-carboxymethylaminomethyl(34) synthesis enzyme MnmG produces MISEIYDVIVVGAGHAGCEAAAAAANLGSKTLLITMNMQTIGQMSCNPAMGGIAKGQIVREIDAMGGYSGIVADKSAIQFKMLNLSKGPAMWSPRTQNDRMLFAEEWRLALENTPNLDFFQDMVKQLIVEDNKVVGVVTSLGIEIKGHSVVLTNGTFLNGLIHVGDKQLGGGRMGEPRAFGITEQLVSLGFEAGRMKTGTPPRVDGRSLDYSKMEEQKGDENPQKFSYLDTPKLTKQLSCHITYTNEIVHDILREGFDRSPMFNGTIQSLGPRYCPSIEDKINRFAERTRHQLFVEPEGWKTIEIYVNGFSSSLPEDVQVKAMKHIPGFENVKVFRPGYAIEYDYFPPTQLKRTLETKLINNLYFAGQINGTTGYEEAAGQGLIAGINAHNKVHEKDEFILNRDEAYIGVLIDDLITKGTEEPYRMFTSRAEYRLLLRQDNADIRLTEKAYKLGLAKEDRLKRVEEKITKSEELESFLRETSLKPGVINPILETIESSPVDQAFRAAQILTRPNMTLEKLDGIDFINEVSSTYDDEVREQAEVNIKYRGYIEKEKENVAKLNRLENIKIPEDFDYSKLSSLSSEAKQKMANVKPKTIAQAGRISGVSPADINVLLVYLGR; encoded by the coding sequence ATGATTTCAGAAATATATGATGTAATCGTAGTTGGTGCCGGTCACGCAGGATGTGAAGCAGCAGCTGCAGCAGCCAACCTAGGTTCGAAAACCCTGCTTATCACAATGAATATGCAGACTATCGGGCAAATGAGCTGCAACCCGGCAATGGGAGGCATTGCAAAAGGGCAGATCGTAAGGGAAATTGATGCTATGGGAGGTTATTCAGGGATTGTAGCTGACAAATCGGCTATTCAGTTTAAGATGCTGAACCTTTCCAAAGGTCCTGCCATGTGGTCTCCAAGAACACAGAACGATAGAATGCTTTTCGCAGAAGAGTGGCGTTTGGCGTTAGAAAATACACCAAATCTTGATTTCTTTCAGGATATGGTAAAACAGCTTATTGTAGAGGATAACAAGGTTGTAGGCGTTGTTACTTCATTAGGAATTGAGATTAAAGGACACTCCGTAGTGCTTACCAACGGAACCTTCCTGAATGGATTAATCCACGTTGGAGATAAGCAATTAGGTGGCGGAAGAATGGGCGAACCAAGAGCTTTTGGAATAACAGAACAGCTGGTTTCCTTAGGTTTTGAAGCAGGAAGAATGAAGACCGGTACTCCACCGCGAGTAGACGGAAGAAGCCTTGATTATTCTAAAATGGAAGAACAAAAAGGAGATGAAAACCCTCAAAAATTCAGTTATTTAGATACTCCTAAATTAACCAAACAATTAAGCTGTCATATCACTTACACCAACGAAATTGTACATGATATTTTACGTGAAGGATTCGACAGAAGCCCAATGTTTAATGGTACAATCCAGAGTTTAGGACCTAGATATTGCCCAAGTATAGAGGATAAAATCAATCGTTTTGCAGAAAGAACAAGACATCAGCTTTTCGTAGAACCGGAAGGCTGGAAGACTATTGAAATCTATGTAAACGGGTTCAGTTCTTCTCTTCCGGAAGATGTTCAGGTGAAGGCGATGAAGCATATTCCGGGATTCGAGAATGTAAAAGTATTCCGTCCGGGCTATGCAATTGAATATGACTACTTCCCTCCTACTCAGTTAAAGCGTACTTTAGAGACAAAATTGATCAATAATTTATACTTTGCAGGACAGATAAATGGGACAACAGGATATGAAGAAGCAGCCGGACAAGGACTGATTGCCGGGATTAATGCTCACAATAAAGTACACGAAAAAGATGAATTCATCCTTAACAGAGATGAAGCATATATCGGAGTTTTAATTGATGATTTAATCACAAAAGGTACGGAAGAACCCTACAGAATGTTTACTTCCAGAGCAGAATACAGGCTTCTTTTAAGACAGGATAATGCAGATATCAGACTTACTGAAAAGGCGTATAAATTAGGTCTTGCGAAAGAGGACAGATTAAAAAGAGTTGAAGAGAAAATCACTAAGAGTGAGGAACTTGAAAGCTTTTTAAGAGAAACTTCTTTAAAGCCGGGAGTTATCAATCCTATCTTAGAAACTATCGAAAGCAGCCCTGTTGATCAGGCTTTCAGAGCAGCTCAAATCCTTACCAGACCTAATATGACATTAGAAAAACTGGACGGGATCGACTTCATTAATGAAGTTTCTTCCACCTATGATGATGAAGTAAGAGAGCAGGCAGAAGTAAATATTAAGTATAGAGGATATATCGAAAAGGAAAAAGAAAACGTAGCCAAGCTGAACCGTTTGGAAAATATTAAAATTCCAGAAGATTTTGACTATTCAAAGTTATCGAGCCTTTCCAGCGAAGCGAAGCAAAAAATGGCAAATGTAAAACCAAAAACCATCGCACAGGCCGGAAGAATAAGTGGTGTTTCTCCTGCAGATATCAATGTTTTATTGGTTTATTTAGGGCGATAA
- a CDS encoding class I SAM-dependent methyltransferase has protein sequence MKIKDHFLSQEIFEIKEIETKGVFKTSPIPSNISKYYESEDYISHHQDSGSIKEKLYKFLQSFNLQYKKTILLDRINKGSKVLDYGCGAGEFVKYIENDFQTLGFEPDADARKAAQSKITKAQILDNINDIEDESLDAITLWHVFEHVENQDEMLEIFNKKLKEKGLLIIAVPNPTSYDAKHYKEYWAAYDVPRHIYHFSKKGMENLISKKPNWKMRKIKPLILDSYYISMLSEKYKKSPLFWLKAVVYGTISNVKALFSNEFSSLIYIIEKK, from the coding sequence ATGAAAATTAAAGATCATTTTCTTTCACAGGAAATATTTGAAATTAAAGAAATAGAAACCAAAGGGGTTTTTAAAACCTCCCCTATTCCATCCAATATTTCGAAATACTATGAAAGCGAAGATTATATTTCTCATCATCAGGATTCAGGAAGTATAAAAGAAAAGCTATATAAATTTTTACAATCATTCAATCTTCAGTATAAAAAAACAATTCTTTTAGACAGAATTAATAAAGGATCTAAGGTTTTAGACTATGGATGCGGAGCCGGAGAATTTGTAAAATATATAGAAAATGATTTTCAGACTTTAGGATTCGAACCCGATGCTGATGCAAGAAAAGCAGCACAAAGTAAAATTACAAAAGCTCAGATTTTAGATAATATTAATGATATTGAAGATGAAAGTCTGGATGCAATTACACTTTGGCATGTCTTCGAGCACGTGGAAAATCAGGATGAAATGCTGGAAATTTTCAATAAAAAGTTAAAAGAAAAAGGTCTACTAATTATCGCTGTTCCCAACCCTACTTCTTATGATGCAAAACATTATAAAGAATATTGGGCAGCATATGATGTACCGAGACACATTTATCATTTCTCAAAAAAAGGCATGGAAAATCTGATTTCAAAAAAGCCGAACTGGAAAATGAGAAAAATTAAACCACTGATTTTAGATTCTTATTACATCTCCATGTTGAGCGAAAAATACAAAAAATCTCCTCTTTTTTGGCTAAAAGCTGTAGTCTATGGAACAATTTCTAACGTAAAAGCCCTTTTTTCGAACGAATTTTCAAGTTTGATATACATTATCGAAAAAAAGTAG